The sequence TTTCACTTCCAACATCCAACTGCAGCACTGCAAAAAGACCCTAATTAAGCCTTGACTCTGCCTTGGACTGGATGGATAAGGTAGTGGAAGAGGTAGAGAAGGCAAAGAAGGAGTGGGATGAGACTTACTCTAAGGTGGTGGAGCAAATAAAGGCAATAGAGGGTTATGCAAAATCTGTTGGGGTGGAGAAGAAAGATTCACTACCTAGAATGAATGGTCTTGCACAAGATGGCTTGGCTTTGCTTAATTCTTTGCAGTTTAAGCTTGATCTACTTGCCCCACAGTTGCCCACTGACGAACAGGCCAAATCTGCTAAGTCGTTGCTTGAGTCTTGGAAAAACCAATCCCAAAGGTAACACTCCCTCTCTCACATTGTTTATTTGCCTGGAAATGGATGAAAGTGAGTAGAATAGTTCTGCAGgaatacaaagaaagaaaaagaaattgtggaaatctacttaaaagaataaattgagattaattaagtaaaattttttattgttgattaattttattgtcTTAGGCACCAAAAACagaacatatttattaattgtttattatttttcttttagttaccaaattagaaaacaaacatATTTGCAGTCTCTTTTTTATGTTACAGATATATGcctcccccccttttttttttaacatttttttcttggttATGCTTTTACCAATTGTTTTGTAATCTTGATTAGTTTGAGGTTGAGTCTAAGGAATGCCAATTTACAAGCAAAGGCTAACATGAGGAAAGCTGCTCAGGAAGAGGTAATAGTCTTCTCTTTTGGCAAATGTTTAGgcagtttatttttttagaaattaccTCATAAATGTTATCTTGCTTATTCATGTAATCCCCATAGCAATCATTTTCCTGCAAATACTGCCCTCCAATTTTGACGCATACTTAGTTATGTTCTACCTTTCCTTCTTACAAAGAAGCTTAAGAGGTTTATCATGTATgcattatatatacatgatgTTCTTTAGAATAAGTTTTCTgattaaaaattgtaatttaatattagataattttGACCATAAATTTTGGAGTGAAACTGTGATTTAGCATGACTGTTGTAAGTGCAGAGAGAACTTCTTCTTGGTGGTGGAGGAGAGTCCACAATTCGCAGACGAAACTTACAGTATGTTGTTCCTCTTACCTTTTGCAAATGACATTCATTTATGCTCCATCCAGTCCACAGATTTTGTGCATTCTTTTAACTCTGGGAATTCTTTGTTGAATATTTTTTCCTACATTTTGCTGAATTTTGCTTTAAATCTGTCATGATTGTTTTTCAGGACAAAGGCTGGTATGACATCCGCTGCAGAAAGCATCACAGAGAGCCTTCGACGTACACGTCAACTGATGGTTCAGGTTAGCAACTGTATTTATTTTCCCTCTTTtcttatttgcttattttaccacatattttttatgaaattatattgttattaCTTGGCTGAACTGAATTTTCTCCTTAAATTCGTTTGTTCATGTAGGAAGTGGAAAGAAGCGCAAGCACACTCATGACTTTTGGTAAGTTATAGTCATTCCTGGATGTTGTTTAAAATCTTTCCCTACGATAGAGATATGAAATACTCTTTGTTCTGCGCCCCATTTTTGGTGACATgtagtttgttttgtttttggttttttaatctTGTCTGTTCTTTTGGGATGTACTTGGTCTGGCTTTCCTATATGGTACATTTCCATAGTTAGACaagtgaaagttttgagcaCACAGAATAAAAGAGCAATAAATCTGAAGTGAGGTATTCAAGGGATTATAGAATAATGAAAATCTATTGTCTTACCA comes from Ziziphus jujuba cultivar Dongzao chromosome 6, ASM3175591v1 and encodes:
- the LOC107430797 gene encoding uncharacterized protein LOC107430797, with translation MDKVVEEVEKAKKEWDETYSKVVEQIKAIEGYAKSVGVEKKDSLPRMNGLAQDGLALLNSLQFKLDLLAPQLPTDEQAKSAKSLLESWKNQSQSLRLSLRNANLQAKANMRKAAQEERELLLGGGGESTIRRRNLQTKAGMTSAAESITESLRRTRQLMVQEVERSASTLMTFDESTGVLKKAESEYKGHRSLLMRTRNLLSTMQRQDVMDRIILAVGFFLFACAVLYVVSKRIGILRLQRTVTAAFKAGVRQADFGRRPVENGVNPAQILENAVHKVEVPLERAMHDEL